The Bradyrhizobium ottawaense genome window below encodes:
- the trmB gene encoding tRNA (guanosine(46)-N7)-methyltransferase TrmB, with product MSERKSDPDRDDSERTFFGRRKGHKLRQHQAELIGQLLPHLALDIDGETPADASEIFDPAADDVRLEIGFGGGEHLTAEAQSFATTGFIGCEPYVNGMAKILAQIEAANIGNIRLFAGDAAELLAWLPKASLSRIDLIHPDPWPKRRHWKRRFVQDRTIAAMARVLKPNGEFRFVCDIDDYCAWTLSHLARSQDFVWLAERADDFRQQWAGYTMTRYGRKAAREGRKAAYLRFRRL from the coding sequence ATGAGCGAGCGCAAATCAGACCCCGATCGCGATGACAGCGAGCGCACGTTCTTCGGGCGCCGCAAGGGTCACAAGCTCAGGCAGCACCAGGCCGAGCTGATTGGTCAACTGCTGCCGCATCTGGCGCTCGACATCGACGGTGAGACGCCGGCGGATGCAAGCGAGATCTTCGATCCCGCCGCCGACGATGTGCGGCTCGAGATCGGCTTCGGCGGCGGCGAGCATCTGACGGCCGAGGCACAAAGCTTCGCCACGACAGGCTTCATCGGCTGCGAGCCCTACGTCAACGGCATGGCCAAGATCCTCGCGCAGATCGAGGCCGCCAACATCGGCAACATCCGCCTGTTTGCAGGCGATGCCGCCGAGCTGCTGGCCTGGCTGCCCAAGGCATCGCTGTCGCGGATCGACCTGATCCATCCCGATCCCTGGCCGAAGCGGCGGCACTGGAAACGGCGCTTCGTCCAGGACCGGACCATCGCCGCGATGGCGCGCGTGCTGAAGCCGAACGGCGAATTCCGCTTCGTCTGCGACATCGACGATTACTGCGCCTGGACGCTGTCGCATCTTGCGCGTTCGCAGGATTTCGTCTGGCTTGCCGAACGCGCCGACGACTTCAGACAGCAGTGGGCGGGCTACACCATGACGCGCTACGGCCGAAAGGCCGCGCGCGAAGGACGGAAGGCGGCGTATTTGCGATTCAGACGACTCTAG
- the rimP gene encoding ribosome maturation factor RimP: protein MTEPNTGSTDAELLAEPRLVVEPGVAARVSAVAAPVLEGMGYRLVRIRISGEAGCTVQIMAERPDGSMQLEDCEAISRALSPVLDVADPIDRAYRLEISSPGIDRPLVRRSDFERYSGHLVKIEMAVAHEGRKRFRGMIGAVEGDRVHLRRDDAKASDNPDVLLTMEDIGEARLVLTDDLIAESMRRGKAEERQMRRNLGIEPPAAPHAEISAKITKNTKPQKKKPAPTNTKKHRLAAERARRGEIEPDEGD, encoded by the coding sequence ATGACCGAACCGAACACTGGTTCCACGGATGCCGAGTTGCTGGCCGAGCCGAGGCTCGTGGTCGAGCCGGGCGTGGCGGCACGTGTGTCTGCGGTCGCAGCGCCGGTGCTCGAGGGCATGGGTTACCGCCTGGTGCGGATCCGCATTTCCGGGGAAGCCGGCTGCACCGTGCAGATCATGGCGGAGCGGCCGGACGGCTCGATGCAACTCGAGGACTGCGAGGCGATCTCGCGGGCGCTGTCGCCGGTGCTCGATGTCGCCGACCCCATCGATCGCGCCTACCGGCTGGAAATTTCCTCGCCGGGCATCGACCGGCCGCTGGTCCGCCGTTCCGATTTCGAGCGCTATTCCGGCCATCTGGTGAAAATCGAGATGGCGGTTGCCCATGAGGGGCGCAAGCGGTTCCGCGGCATGATCGGCGCCGTCGAGGGCGACCGCGTGCACCTGCGTCGCGACGACGCCAAGGCGAGCGATAATCCCGACGTTCTCCTGACGATGGAAGATATTGGTGAAGCTCGGCTGGTGCTGACCGACGATCTGATCGCGGAATCGATGCGCCGCGGCAAGGCCGAGGAGCGCCAGATGCGCCGGAACCTCGGCATCGAGCCGCCGGCGGCACCGCACGCGGAGATCAGCGCGAAGATCACCAAGAACACCAAGCCGCAAAAAAAGAAGCCGGCCCCGACCAATACGAAGAAGCATCGCCTGGCCGCCGAACGCGCGCGACGGGGCGAGATCGAGCCTGACGAAGGAGACTAG
- a CDS encoding helix-turn-helix domain-containing protein, whose translation MSKAPNPVDKYVGSRVRMRRIMLGMSQEKLGEALGLTFQQIQKYEKGTNRVGASRIQQIAEILQVPVSFLFEGGPSGVPGPDGFAEGASPSYVSDFLATSEGLALTKAFTRITDSKMRRSIVDLVEQIAAREGPDKR comes from the coding sequence ATGTCGAAAGCGCCCAACCCTGTTGACAAATATGTCGGCAGTCGCGTGCGTATGCGCCGCATCATGTTGGGCATGAGCCAGGAAAAGCTCGGTGAAGCTTTGGGCCTGACTTTCCAGCAGATCCAGAAATACGAGAAGGGTACGAACCGGGTCGGCGCGAGCCGTATCCAGCAGATCGCCGAAATCCTCCAGGTGCCGGTGTCGTTCCTGTTCGAGGGCGGCCCGAGCGGCGTGCCGGGTCCGGACGGCTTCGCAGAAGGCGCCTCGCCTTCCTATGTGTCGGACTTTCTCGCGACGTCGGAAGGACTTGCCCTGACCAAGGCGTTCACGCGAATCACCGATTCGAAGATGCGCCGCTCGATCGTCGATCTCGTCGAGCAGATTGCGGCTCGCGAAGGTCCCGACAAGCGCTGA
- a CDS encoding hemolysin family protein yields the protein MPDSDPIQDNPRHTANLPAVVTQGEVMRPTADGWLLRAIRTLFGWKAGSVRDDLQVVLDATTPDDTGFSAVERTMLRNILGLHERRIADVMVHRADVIAVKRDIPLGELMDRFESAGHSRLVVYNETLDDPVGIVHIRDLLAFMTARARVSEATKTKRKKPLPAGLDLRAVDLALPLEEARIIRKLLYVPPSMRAIDLLAQMQATRIHLALVVDEYGGSDGLVSLEDIVEQIVGEIDDEHDSDEPPSIVRLPDNAFIADARASLDDVRSVIGGDFVTGEAGEEVETLGGYLVSFVGRLPVRGEVISGPGNYEIEVLDADPRRVKRLRISTRKERPAPRTQRESRRREATPDSGQSPANDTPTPPPSDGTGQQ from the coding sequence ATGCCGGACTCCGACCCGATTCAAGATAACCCGCGCCACACGGCCAATCTGCCGGCCGTGGTGACTCAGGGCGAGGTGATGCGCCCGACCGCCGATGGCTGGCTCTTGCGCGCCATCCGCACGCTGTTCGGCTGGAAGGCGGGATCGGTGCGCGACGACCTCCAGGTCGTGCTCGACGCGACGACGCCCGACGACACCGGCTTCTCGGCGGTCGAGCGCACCATGCTGCGCAACATCCTCGGTCTGCACGAGCGCCGCATCGCCGACGTCATGGTCCATCGCGCCGACGTCATCGCGGTGAAGCGCGACATCCCGCTCGGCGAATTGATGGACCGCTTCGAGAGCGCCGGCCATTCGCGCCTCGTGGTCTACAACGAGACGCTCGATGATCCCGTCGGCATCGTCCATATCCGCGACCTGCTCGCGTTCATGACCGCGCGTGCGCGCGTGTCGGAAGCCACCAAGACCAAGCGCAAGAAGCCGCTGCCAGCCGGGCTCGACCTCCGCGCCGTCGATCTGGCGCTGCCGCTCGAGGAAGCGCGCATCATCCGCAAGCTGCTCTATGTGCCGCCGTCGATGCGGGCGATTGACCTGCTCGCGCAGATGCAGGCCACGCGCATTCACCTCGCGCTGGTGGTCGACGAATATGGCGGCAGCGACGGGCTGGTTTCGCTCGAGGACATCGTCGAGCAGATCGTCGGCGAGATCGACGACGAGCACGACAGCGACGAGCCGCCCTCGATCGTGCGCCTGCCCGACAATGCCTTCATCGCCGACGCCCGCGCCAGCCTCGACGACGTCCGCTCGGTGATCGGTGGGGATTTCGTCACCGGCGAGGCCGGTGAGGAAGTGGAGACGCTCGGCGGCTATCTCGTCAGCTTCGTCGGGCGCCTGCCGGTGCGCGGCGAGGTGATCTCGGGTCCCGGCAATTACGAGATCGAGGTGCTCGATGCCGATCCGCGCCGCGTCAAGCGGCTGCGCATCTCGACGCGGAAGGAGCGTCCCGCGCCGCGCACTCAGCGCGAGAGCCGGCGCCGCGAGGCTACGCCAGACAGCGGTCAATCGCCGGCCAACGACACGCCCACCCCGCCGCCAAGCGACGGGACCGGCCAACAGTGA
- the lnt gene encoding apolipoprotein N-acyltransferase codes for MSPFQRLRQIALAIILAWGWKRAVIAIGCGALSVLALAPFNLFPVLFITFPVLVWLIDGAGAGRYGGVPAAALTGYWFGLGYFVPGLYWIGYAFFVEADVFAWLTPFAVLGLPAYLSIFTAIGFALARLLWTKNATRVLALAASLTISEWLRGHLLTGFPWNAFGYALSEPLPLAQTASLVGLWGMTFLTVAIFASPATLIDRTPDRRLAWRVPAAAIALLVVMSIFGAIRLSLHPTTMVSGAKLRLMQPNLQQDAKFNYAAKSEVMKKYLALSDRASGPQSTGVRDATILIWPESAFPFFLTREADAMAQIADLLPKGTVLITGSVRAPDLPRGTPITRAYNSIYVIDHDGSVLAVYDKLHLVPFGEFLPYQALMEKLGFEQLTRVRGGFIPGTVRHALQVPGAPPALPLICYEAIFPGEVAGRNERPGWIVNLTNDGWFGISTGPYQHLEQSRMRAIELGLPLVRSANTGISAVIDPVGRTVASLGLGIEGILDASLPAAISPTVYARVGDVPAAMLVALAVILAVRRRVTKRKT; via the coding sequence GTGAGCCCGTTCCAGCGACTTCGACAGATTGCGCTTGCCATCATCCTCGCCTGGGGATGGAAGCGCGCCGTCATTGCCATTGGGTGCGGAGCGCTGTCGGTGCTGGCGTTGGCGCCGTTCAACCTCTTCCCGGTGCTGTTCATCACCTTCCCGGTACTGGTCTGGCTGATCGACGGCGCCGGCGCCGGACGCTATGGCGGCGTCCCCGCCGCGGCGCTGACCGGCTACTGGTTCGGGCTCGGCTATTTCGTCCCCGGCCTCTACTGGATCGGCTACGCCTTCTTCGTCGAGGCCGATGTATTCGCCTGGCTGACGCCGTTCGCCGTGCTCGGCCTGCCTGCTTATCTGTCCATCTTCACGGCCATCGGCTTTGCGCTGGCACGCCTGCTCTGGACCAAGAACGCCACGCGCGTGCTTGCGCTTGCGGCAAGCCTCACAATCAGCGAATGGCTGCGCGGTCACCTCCTGACCGGCTTTCCCTGGAACGCGTTCGGCTATGCGCTGTCCGAGCCGCTGCCGCTGGCGCAGACGGCCTCGCTGGTCGGCCTGTGGGGCATGACGTTCCTGACGGTTGCGATCTTCGCGAGCCCCGCGACGCTGATCGACCGCACGCCCGATCGCCGCCTGGCGTGGCGCGTGCCGGCGGCCGCAATTGCGCTCCTGGTTGTCATGAGCATCTTCGGCGCGATCCGCCTGTCGCTGCATCCAACCACGATGGTCTCAGGCGCCAAGCTGCGCCTGATGCAACCGAACCTGCAGCAGGACGCCAAATTCAATTACGCCGCCAAGTCGGAGGTGATGAAAAAATATTTGGCGCTGTCGGACCGCGCCTCCGGCCCGCAATCGACCGGCGTGCGCGATGCCACCATCCTGATCTGGCCGGAATCGGCCTTTCCGTTCTTCCTGACCCGCGAAGCCGATGCGATGGCGCAGATCGCCGATCTACTGCCCAAGGGCACGGTGCTGATCACGGGTTCGGTCCGCGCGCCCGACCTGCCGCGGGGCACGCCGATCACGCGTGCCTATAATTCGATCTACGTGATCGATCACGATGGCAGCGTGCTCGCAGTGTACGACAAGTTGCATTTGGTGCCGTTCGGAGAATTTCTTCCCTACCAGGCACTGATGGAGAAGCTCGGTTTCGAGCAACTGACGCGTGTGCGCGGCGGCTTCATTCCCGGCACGGTGCGGCATGCGCTGCAGGTGCCCGGCGCGCCGCCCGCGCTACCGCTAATCTGTTACGAGGCAATTTTTCCCGGCGAGGTGGCTGGACGCAACGAACGTCCGGGCTGGATCGTGAACCTCACCAATGACGGTTGGTTCGGCATTTCGACCGGCCCCTATCAGCATCTCGAGCAGTCGCGCATGCGCGCGATCGAGCTCGGATTGCCGCTGGTCCGCTCCGCCAATACCGGTATCTCCGCGGTGATCGATCCGGTGGGCCGCACCGTCGCCAGCCTCGGTCTCGGCATCGAAGGCATTTTGGATGCAAGCCTGCCTGCCGCGATATCACCGACGGTCTATGCGCGGGTGGGCGATGTGCCGGCTGCCATGCTCGTCGCGCTGGCCGTGATTCTGGCGGTCCGCCGACGTGTCACCAAGCGGAAGACCTGA
- a CDS encoding PhoH family protein — translation MQVPPETQVVIDFDDNRAASALVGPYGQHLAQIERRLGVVVDSKGNHITIGGTRDGCDAARRVLEMLYAQAVKGQDLDQGEVEGAIRAVIAQGSLFEFDAKSAKSATFDSINLRKRPVRARTAAQDSYIRALKRHELVFGIGPAGTGKTWLAVAHAAQLFERKEVDKIILSRPAVEAGERLGFLPGDLREKVDPYLRPIYDALYDLMDARIVERALQTGEIEIAPLAFMRGRTLTNAAIILDEAQNTTSMQMKMFLTRLGENSRMIVTGDPSQIDLPNGQTSGLAEATRLLGGVEGIAQVHFKAEDVIRHELVARIVAAYEGSPQRPAAGKS, via the coding sequence ATGCAAGTTCCGCCCGAGACCCAGGTCGTCATCGACTTCGACGACAACCGCGCCGCTTCCGCGCTGGTCGGCCCCTACGGCCAGCATCTGGCGCAGATCGAGCGGCGGCTCGGCGTCGTCGTCGATTCCAAGGGCAACCACATCACGATCGGCGGCACGCGCGACGGCTGCGACGCCGCACGCCGCGTGCTGGAGATGCTCTACGCGCAGGCCGTGAAGGGGCAGGATCTCGACCAGGGCGAGGTTGAGGGCGCGATTCGCGCGGTCATCGCCCAGGGCTCACTGTTCGAGTTCGACGCCAAATCGGCCAAATCGGCGACCTTCGACAGCATCAATCTGCGCAAGCGTCCGGTGCGCGCACGCACCGCCGCGCAGGACTCCTATATCCGCGCGCTGAAGCGCCACGAGCTGGTGTTCGGCATCGGCCCGGCCGGCACCGGCAAGACCTGGCTCGCGGTCGCGCATGCCGCGCAACTGTTCGAGCGCAAGGAGGTCGACAAGATCATCCTGTCGCGTCCGGCGGTGGAAGCCGGCGAGCGGCTCGGCTTCCTGCCCGGCGATCTCCGCGAGAAGGTCGATCCTTATCTTCGCCCGATCTACGACGCCCTCTACGATCTCATGGATGCGCGCATCGTCGAGCGCGCGCTCCAGACCGGCGAGATCGAGATCGCGCCGCTCGCCTTCATGCGCGGCCGCACCCTCACCAACGCCGCCATCATCCTGGACGAGGCGCAGAACACCACGTCGATGCAGATGAAGATGTTTTTGACGCGCCTCGGCGAGAACAGCCGCATGATCGTGACCGGCGATCCCTCGCAGATCGACCTGCCGAACGGCCAGACCTCGGGCCTGGCCGAAGCGACCCGCCTCCTGGGCGGCGTCGAGGGCATCGCCCAGGTTCATTTCAAAGCCGAGGACGTGATCCGCCACGAACTCGTGGCGCGGATCGTCGCCGCCTACGAAGGCTCGCCGCAGCGGCCGGCCGCCGGCAAATCCTGA
- the miaB gene encoding tRNA (N6-isopentenyl adenosine(37)-C2)-methylthiotransferase MiaB → MTPPRKLHIKSYGCQMNVYDAQRMVDTLAPEGFVETASADDADLVILNTCHIREKASEKVYSELGRLRVAKDEAARAGRAMQIAVAGCVAQAEGEEIVRRAPVVDVVVGPQSYHHLPELLKRAGNEGRAIETEFPAQDKFGFLAQPKPDAIRARGISAFVTVQEGCDKFCTFCVVPYTRGSEVSRPVAKIVDDVKRLADNGVRELTLIGQNVNAYHGDGPDGKTWPLGRLLEHLATIPGIARLRYSTSHPRDVDDSLIAAHRDLGALMPFVHLPVQSGSDRILAAMNRKHTADDYRRVIDRFRAARQDIAFSSDFIVGFPGEGEQDFLATLALVTQIGYAAAYSFKYSARPGTPAADMQETVSPAEMDQRLERLQELIDSQQSAFNKAAIGSTVDVLFERPARRDGQIVGRTAFLQPAHVMASPDIIGQILPVRIDSLERYSFLGELVTPRGAREPALSPAIGA, encoded by the coding sequence ATGACGCCGCCGCGCAAGCTGCACATCAAATCATATGGCTGCCAGATGAACGTCTACGATGCGCAGCGCATGGTGGACACGTTGGCTCCGGAAGGATTCGTGGAGACGGCCAGCGCTGATGACGCCGACCTCGTCATCCTCAACACCTGCCACATCCGCGAGAAGGCCTCCGAAAAGGTCTATTCCGAGCTGGGCCGATTGCGCGTCGCCAAGGACGAGGCCGCGCGCGCGGGCCGCGCGATGCAAATCGCGGTCGCGGGCTGCGTCGCGCAGGCCGAGGGCGAGGAGATCGTGCGCCGAGCGCCTGTCGTGGACGTCGTGGTGGGACCGCAGAGCTATCATCACCTGCCGGAGCTGCTGAAGCGCGCCGGCAATGAAGGCCGCGCGATCGAGACCGAGTTTCCCGCCCAGGACAAGTTCGGCTTCCTGGCTCAGCCCAAGCCCGACGCGATCCGCGCGCGCGGCATTTCCGCTTTCGTCACGGTGCAGGAAGGCTGCGACAAGTTCTGCACCTTCTGCGTCGTACCCTATACGCGCGGTTCGGAAGTCTCGCGCCCTGTCGCCAAGATCGTCGACGACGTGAAGCGGCTTGCCGACAACGGCGTGCGCGAGCTGACGCTGATCGGACAGAACGTCAACGCCTATCATGGCGACGGACCGGACGGAAAAACCTGGCCGCTCGGCAGGCTGCTCGAGCATCTGGCGACAATTCCCGGCATCGCGCGGCTGCGCTATTCGACCAGCCACCCGCGCGACGTCGACGACAGCCTCATTGCAGCCCATCGCGATCTCGGTGCCCTGATGCCGTTCGTGCACCTGCCGGTGCAGTCGGGCTCGGACCGCATTCTGGCCGCCATGAACCGGAAACATACCGCCGATGATTACCGGCGGGTCATCGACCGTTTCCGCGCCGCGCGCCAAGACATTGCTTTTTCATCAGATTTTATCGTGGGCTTCCCCGGCGAGGGCGAGCAAGATTTTCTCGCCACCCTCGCGCTTGTCACGCAAATCGGCTACGCTGCGGCTTATTCGTTCAAATACTCCGCCCGGCCGGGAACGCCGGCCGCGGACATGCAGGAGACGGTGTCCCCCGCCGAGATGGACCAGCGATTGGAGCGGCTCCAGGAACTGATCGACAGCCAGCAATCGGCCTTCAACAAGGCTGCGATTGGCTCAACGGTCGACGTGCTGTTCGAGCGTCCGGCCCGCAGGGACGGCCAGATCGTCGGCCGCACCGCATTCCTGCAGCCCGCCCACGTGATGGCCTCGCCCGACATCATCGGACAAATCCTGCCTGTCAGGATCGACAGCCTCGAACGCTACAGCTTTCTCGGTGAGCTCGTGACGCCGCGTGGGGCGCGCGAGCCCGCTTTATCGCCAGCCATCGGAGCCTGA
- a CDS encoding DUF2336 domain-containing protein: MTVATSLIPGLDDIVKRGDPRRRGEIARAISELFFQDSANLRPELIDLFDNLLIDLVPHAELASRVDLAERFSHLNNAPPHLVNQLARENEIMVAGPVLRRSPVLDDAALVEIARLKGQGHLLAMTERPALSPVITDVLVERGDRDVVRRAAGNAGAVFSPGSYSELIKRAAQDGVLTLKIGQRRDLSGENLKQLLDGTLDVIRRRLSSVVNPARQVEIKRAMVAIEEAALPPGPRRDFSAAQRTVLALHREGHLGESALLGFAKANKYEESIASLSAMSGVRLSVLDRLIAGDRYDPILILGRVLNLGWPTVRALILLWYGPHRTPADADIEAARVNFMRLMPTTAERVVNFWRNRQTI; encoded by the coding sequence ATGACCGTTGCCACGTCGCTCATTCCCGGACTGGACGATATCGTCAAACGCGGTGATCCGCGGCGACGCGGCGAAATCGCGCGCGCCATCTCCGAATTGTTCTTCCAGGATTCCGCCAATCTTCGGCCCGAGCTCATCGATCTCTTCGACAACCTCCTGATCGATCTCGTCCCGCATGCGGAGCTTGCCTCGCGCGTCGACCTCGCCGAGCGCTTCTCGCACCTGAACAACGCGCCGCCGCATCTGGTCAATCAACTCGCGCGCGAGAACGAGATCATGGTGGCCGGCCCCGTGCTGCGCCGCTCGCCCGTGCTCGATGACGCCGCGCTGGTCGAGATCGCGCGGCTGAAGGGCCAGGGGCATTTGCTGGCGATGACGGAGCGCCCCGCTTTGTCTCCCGTCATCACCGACGTGCTGGTGGAGCGCGGCGACCGCGACGTGGTGCGCCGCGCCGCGGGCAATGCCGGTGCGGTGTTCTCGCCCGGCAGCTATTCCGAGCTGATCAAGCGTGCGGCGCAGGACGGCGTGCTGACGCTCAAGATCGGCCAGCGCCGTGATCTCTCGGGCGAGAACCTGAAACAGCTTCTCGACGGCACGCTCGACGTCATCCGCCGCCGGCTCTCCAGCGTGGTCAATCCCGCGCGCCAGGTCGAGATCAAGCGCGCGATGGTGGCCATCGAGGAGGCCGCGCTGCCGCCGGGACCACGGCGCGATTTCTCCGCGGCCCAGCGCACGGTGCTGGCGTTGCATCGCGAGGGCCATCTCGGCGAGAGCGCACTGCTCGGCTTCGCCAAGGCGAACAAATACGAGGAATCCATCGCCTCGCTTTCGGCGATGTCCGGCGTCCGCCTCTCGGTCCTCGACCGCCTGATCGCAGGCGACCGCTACGACCCGATCCTCATTCTCGGCCGCGTGCTGAATCTCGGCTGGCCCACGGTGCGCGCGCTCATCCTGCTCTGGTACGGTCCGCACCGCACGCCGGCCGATGCCGATATCGAGGCCGCACGCGTCAACTTCATGCGCCTGATGCCGACGACCGCCGAGCGCGTCGTCAATTTCTGGCGCAACCGGCAGACGATCTAG
- the ybeY gene encoding rRNA maturation RNase YbeY, whose protein sequence is MSHPNLPMTEVLVVADCWQREPDSEAVIQRAVAAAAESVDEDVAEAEVAVMLTDDAGIRTLNSNWRGIDKPTNVLSFPALQPEGEWKPGDAPRMLGDIAIAYETMRREADEEHKPFDHHLSHLAVHGFLHLIGYDHENDGDAEEMEALETQILAHLGIPDPYADRAGTH, encoded by the coding sequence ATGTCCCATCCCAACCTTCCCATGACCGAGGTCCTCGTCGTCGCCGATTGCTGGCAGCGCGAGCCCGATTCCGAAGCCGTGATCCAGCGCGCGGTTGCGGCCGCCGCTGAGAGTGTCGACGAAGACGTCGCCGAGGCGGAAGTGGCGGTGATGCTGACCGATGATGCCGGCATCCGCACCCTCAACAGCAACTGGCGCGGCATCGACAAGCCGACCAACGTGCTGTCGTTTCCCGCGCTCCAGCCGGAGGGCGAATGGAAGCCGGGCGATGCGCCGCGCATGCTCGGCGATATCGCGATCGCCTACGAGACCATGCGGCGCGAGGCGGACGAGGAACACAAGCCGTTCGACCACCATTTGAGCCATCTCGCCGTGCACGGCTTCCTGCATCTGATCGGCTACGACCACGAGAACGACGGCGACGCCGAGGAGATGGAGGCCCTGGAGACGCAGATCCTGGCTCACCTTGGAATTCCCGATCCCTATGCAGACCGCGCAGGGACACACTGA
- a CDS encoding M20 family metallopeptidase translates to MMRFKGTDASMASSNWFDTQTILDGIRRWVEVETPTEAPEQVNRLISMVAEQYRDLPVTLERVAGVDGCGDHLMARSNWGQDRPGILVLSHLDTVHPMGFIERLPFKVEGDVAYGPGIYDMKGGAYIAHHAFRALCATVDRSPLGITHLFTSDEEIGSPTSRALIETEGRKAKYVLVTEPARDGGKIVTGRKGVGRFKVFIKGVPAHAGSRPEDGRSAVRELGNVILALEGMNDLTRGVSVNVGVVRGGTRPNVTPEEAYAEVDLRVPSLKDAEEFVGKILGLTSKTDGVTVTVTGELNRPPYEKSNAGASLYEHAKTLAGEIGFELVDTHTGGGSDGNFTAAHTATLDGLGVDGKGAHTHYEQLYVSSLAPRARLLHRLYQTLR, encoded by the coding sequence ATGATGCGATTCAAAGGCACAGATGCGTCCATGGCCAGCTCCAATTGGTTCGATACCCAAACTATTCTCGATGGCATCCGCCGCTGGGTGGAGGTCGAGACGCCGACGGAAGCGCCCGAACAAGTCAACAGGCTGATCTCGATGGTCGCGGAGCAATACCGCGATCTGCCTGTCACGCTCGAACGCGTCGCCGGCGTCGATGGCTGCGGCGATCATCTCATGGCGCGCTCGAATTGGGGGCAGGACCGGCCGGGCATCCTGGTGCTGAGCCACCTCGACACCGTCCATCCCATGGGATTCATCGAGCGCCTGCCGTTCAAGGTCGAAGGCGACGTCGCGTACGGTCCCGGCATCTACGACATGAAGGGCGGCGCCTACATCGCCCATCACGCGTTTCGCGCACTGTGTGCCACAGTCGATCGCTCGCCGCTCGGCATCACGCATTTGTTCACCTCCGACGAGGAGATCGGCAGTCCCACCTCGCGCGCACTCATCGAGACGGAAGGGCGCAAGGCCAAATACGTGCTGGTGACGGAGCCGGCGCGCGATGGCGGCAAGATCGTCACTGGACGCAAGGGCGTCGGACGCTTCAAGGTATTCATCAAGGGCGTGCCCGCGCATGCCGGCTCGCGGCCGGAAGACGGCCGCAGCGCCGTGCGCGAGCTCGGTAACGTCATCCTCGCCCTGGAAGGGATGAACGACCTGACACGCGGCGTCAGCGTCAATGTCGGCGTGGTGCGTGGCGGCACGCGCCCCAACGTCACGCCGGAAGAGGCCTATGCCGAAGTCGATCTGCGCGTGCCGAGCCTCAAGGACGCAGAGGAGTTCGTCGGCAAGATCCTTGGGCTGACGTCGAAGACCGACGGCGTCACCGTCACGGTCACCGGCGAGCTCAATCGTCCGCCCTACGAGAAGAGCAACGCGGGCGCCTCGCTGTACGAACACGCGAAGACGCTGGCCGGCGAGATCGGCTTCGAGCTGGTCGACACCCACACCGGCGGCGGCTCGGACGGCAATTTCACCGCGGCCCACACCGCGACGCTTGACGGACTCGGCGTCGACGGCAAGGGCGCGCACACTCATTATGAGCAGCTCTATGTCTCCTCGCTCGCGCCGCGCGCGCGGCTGCTCCATCGCCTGTACCAGACGCTGCGATGA